A window from Salvia miltiorrhiza cultivar Shanhuang (shh) chromosome 2, IMPLAD_Smil_shh, whole genome shotgun sequence encodes these proteins:
- the LOC131011192 gene encoding putative serine/threonine-protein kinase, which translates to MDRTLQAILAAIASFFVVSVILASILIICKSESKQSSRRSSIPQSRARNLVAPKPNAGPGPVAICDSATFDPSLPHVSMQELVAATQGFSSELIIGDGSFGLVYKARLNSGAVVAVKKLSPDAFQGLREFRAEMETLGKIQHPNIVRMLGFCATGQDRLLIYEFIEKGSLDQWLYDTSDREQEPLSWLTRLNIVRGVADGLAFMHHKLETPIIHRDIKASNILLDADFQVHIADFGLARRIEASHSHVSTQVAGTMGYMPPEYLDGATTATMAGDVYSFGVLMLEVVTGRRPSFPFPGEDGREVRLVEWVKRMAGMGRYLEMVDACIAKEDLHPTKVEQIFQIGVNCADEKSRNRPTMNQLLDHFNLIL; encoded by the coding sequence ATGGATCGAACCCTTCAAGCAATTCTGGCGGCCATCGCCAGCTTCTTCGTGGTCAGCGTAATCCTCGCCTCAATCCTCATCATCTGCAAGAGCGAATCGAAGCAGAGCAGCCGGCGCTCATCGATCCCGCAGAGCCGGGCCCGCAATCTGGTAGCGCCGAAGCCGAACGCGGGGCCCGGGCCGGTGGCGATCTGCGACAGCGCGACCTTCGACCCGAGCCTCCCGCACGTGTCGATGCAGGAGCTGGTGGCGGCGACGCAGGGGTTCTCGAGCGAGCTGATAATCGGCGACGGCAGCTTCGGGCTGGTGTACAAGGCGCGGCTGAACTCGGGTGCCGTGGTGGCCGTGAAGAAGCTGTCCCCGGACGCGTTCCAGGGGCTCCGCGAGTTCCGAGCCGAGATggaaaccctaggcaagatccAGCACCCCAACATAGTCCGGATGCTGGGGTTCTGCGCCACGGGTCAGGATCGGCTGCTCATCTACGAGTTCATCGAGAAGGGCAGCCTCGACCAATGGCTGTACGACACGTCCGACCGAGAGCAGGAGCCCCTCTCCTGGCTCACGCGCCTCAACATCGTCAGAGGCGTCGCCGACGGCCTCGCCTTTATGCACCACAAACTCGAGACGCCCATCATCCACCGCGACATCAAGGCCAGCAACATCCTACTGGACGCCGACTTCCAGGTCCACATCGCCGACTTCGGCCTCGCCCGCCGGATCGAGGCCTCCCACTCGCACGTCTCCACGCAGGTGGCCGGGACCATGGGCTACATGCCCCCCGAGTACCTCGATGGCGCCACCACGGCCACCATGGCCGGCGACGTCTACAGCTTCGGGGTGCTCATGCTCGAGGTCGTCACCGGGCGCCGCCCCAGCTTCCCCTTCCCCGGGGAGGACGGCCGGGAGGTCAGGCTCGTCGAGTGGGTCAAAAGGATGGCGGGGATGGGCCGCTATCTGGAAATGGTGGATGCCTGCATTGCTAAGGAGGATCTTCACCCAACCAAGGTGGAACAGATTTTCCAAATTGGGGTCAACTGTGCTGATGAGAAGAGCAGAAATAGGCCTACTATGAATCAACTACTTGATCACTTCAATCTCATTTTGTAA